Sequence from the Paenibacillus tundrae genome:
ATGGATCAGGTCATTACACATATGTATTCTTCAATAGCCGTGCAGAAGTGACGCTACGTGAGCAAACGATGATTGTAGAAAAAAATACATTTATCCTGTTTGGCCCAGAGACGCCTCATGCGTACCGCGAAATGGAGAACCCTTTTATCAATGACTGGTTTCATTGTTATGGTGCGAACATGACTGATTTTCTGATGGAATTGAATTTTCCGCTGGACACTCCGATTGAAGCATCCGATCCGCTGCTCATATCCAGGTGTGTTATGGAGTTACAAACGATTAACCGACTTGATGGTTCACTACGTGAGCGTATCATCGATTGTGACCTCCGATCTTTCTTCATGAAATTGAGTGATCTGCGCGAGCGAACGGCTCCTCATCAACTGAATCGTTATTATATTCGATTCAATGAATTGCGTAACGAACTATACCGCTCACCTCACCAGAATATTTCTGTGGCGGAGCTTGCTTCCCGATTAAATGTAAGTAAATCTTATTTTCAACATATCTATAAGCAGTTATTTGGCTGCTCAGTGATGACGGATATGATTAACGGAAGACTTGAACACGCGAAGTACCTTTTGGATCATAGTGAGATGTCGGTAACTGAAATATCCAGCTCGTGCGGTTATGACAATGACACCCATTTCATGCGTCAGTTCAAGAAATTTGTGGGTACCTCACCACGGCAATACCGGTTTAGACGCGAAGCTAGTTATGGATCGCCTCTAAACCAAAAAGGCTAGCCCACAAAAAAAGGCTAACCTATCAGGTAACAAATATCCTGTGATATATCACACATGCTAATCTATTTCGGTCTGAAATTGTCCATATTGATAAAGTATGATCTCCGATATTATCGCAGTGGCGCAAAATGGCTGATGGAAGACAGAATTTCTTCCGTTTCCGAGATTATATCAGGGGTAAGCTCAAGTTTAACCGCTTTGAGATTCTCTTCAATCTGCGCCGGTCTGCTAGAGCCAATGATGGCAGAACTTACCACGGGTTGACGTAGAATCCACGCCAATGCGAATTGGGACAATGTTGCTCCAATTTCATTAGCAAGTTCCGACAGCTGTAACGTACATTGAAGCACATCCTCACGCAAATAGCTGTTGATGACGCCATTCGTTTGATTATTCGCAGCCCGTGTACCTTCAGGAATCTGCTGTCCCGGTTTATATTTACCGGTGAGCACACCCTGTGCCAGTGGAGAGAATACGATGAGCCCCAGCCCTTCCTGCTCGCATTGCTCAATGACTCCTTCTCTCTCAATATAGCGTTCAAACATATTGTAGATCGGCTGATTGGAAATTAACGGACGTAAATTCAGACGTTTGCTAATCCCTGATGCCTCTGCAATCTGTGCGGACGTCCACTCACTGACACCTGCATACAAAATTTTGCCTTGCGCTTGCAGATCATCCAATGCTCGAAGTGTTTCGTCAACAGGAGTTTCGGAATCAAAGCGATGACATTGATATAAGTCAATATAATCTGTACCCAGCCGCTTTAAGCTCGCCTCACACTGCTCAACGATGTGTTTACGGGACAATCCGCGATCATTCGGTCCTGATCCCTGCGGGAAAAACAACTTCGTAGCTAGCACGTAACTATTGCGTGAATACTGCTTCAGCGTGCTTCCCATCACCTCTTCGGCGCCCGGATACGAATTCGATGTATCGAAAAAATTAATGCCGAGTTTATACGCTTTATGCATACATGCGCGCGCCGCTTCTTCTGAAGTTGCTGATCCGTATGTTAGCCAGCTTCCCAATCCAATTTCACTAACCTTCAATCCACTTCGACCAAGTCTTCTGTATTTCAACTAAATCACTCCTTATAAGAATGGTTGGATTAGAGCCTACTCGTGTAAACGCTCTATTGTACAATCTTAGGATAGTGGTTAAACTTAGGTTTAAGTCAAGACATTCAATCATTTTTTTGGAAAGGAAGATTTGCTTGGAATTTACGATTAAACAAGTCGCGGAACGAACCCAATTACCTGCTTCCACTTTGCGTTTCTATGATCGGGCAGGTCTCATGCCTTTATTGAAGAAGACGGAATATGGTACCCGTAAATATTCTGAGATGGATATATGTTGGCTGGAATTAGTACGTTGCCTAAGGGACAGTGGCATGCCACTTGAGGATATCAAAGCATTTATGCTGCTCTGTCTAGAAGGTTCCGGCACTAGTGAACAGCGGAAGGAAATGTTGGAGACGCATCGGCATAACATTTTGAAACAAATGGACATGTTAAACTGCAGCCTGGGTACCATTGATTACAAGCTAGAGCACTATAATGAGATTGGCATTTTCCATATCGATACCAAATAGTACATAGGATGTTTATTATAAAACAAAAAAAACGCTCGTGTTAGGTACAAATCTTTCGGCTACCTTAACATAATGAGCGTTTGAATATTTTAGGCTGTTCATTTATAAAGACATCTTATTGTTCGCATACGCAGCCGCACCGATCATACCTGCTTGTCTACCTAATTTAGCTTGTAGGATCTCACAAGCACTGGAAGCAAGTGCTAAAGCATGTTTTCTAACGGTATCTCGGACTGTTTCCAGCAAACGTTCCCCAGCAGCAGACATTCCACCACCCACAATAACGACTTCAGGATTCAATAAATTGATCACATTCGCAAGACCAAATCCAAGAATGGTGCCTGTTTCATGCATCACCTCGATCGCAAGAGCATCTCCAAGATCATAGGCCTCCGAAATCATATGGGCAGTAATTGCTGTCCCATCGTCTCCTGCCCATTGCAAGATGATACTTGATCGACCTTCCTCAAGCTTCTCAGTAAACGTTCTAACCATACCTACCGCAGACACATATCTGCCTAAACAGCCCGAGCTTCCGCATCGACAAGGTCGACCTTCCCGGAACATATTCATATGCCCAATTTCGCCAGCACTAGACGTGGTACCGTAGATGACTTTGCCATCATTCACAATACCCGATCCTAGACCCGTACCTAATGTGATTAATACTAGGTTACGATAGCCAACGCCTGCACCGAAGAGCCATTCTCCGTACATATTTACTCGAACATCATTATCAATGAAGACTGGAAACTCAAAATGTTCCTTCATCACATTCACCACATGAATGTTCTCCCAACCCGGAAAGTTAGGCGAGAATATAGATAGCCCTTCCTCTGGATCAAGCAATCCTGGAATGCCCATACCCATACACTTAATTGAAGACTGATCGATGCCTTCAAGCAGCAGCATCTCTTGAACAATTCCCTGAATTCTACTCAATACATGAGCTGGTCCCTTGCTTGCTTCTGTAGGGTCACTTCTTTCGTGAACGATGTGAAAATCCATGTTGAAGATTGCAGACTTAATATTGGTTCCACCGAGGTCAATGCCTATAACATAGTTACTCATGATCTTGATCTCCGTTCTCCTAGGTTTAGAGTATTGTAAAATACTTCATGCCTAAAATGAATGGACATATGAGACTAATATTGGGTAACTGCTCTCACGAAAGTTAATATCAGAGGTTAAACCAAAAAACACAAAACATCCTTATCGGACGTTTTGTGTTTTGAATTTTAGGGTACGGCCTTTCAGGTTGGGTCTTGTACACGTTCGGCCTTTTATGAGTATGATCTTTTATTGAGAAGACGTTTCTGACGAAGATGGGCTATTCTCTTCCGTACGTCGATCTCTGCCGTTCATACCTCTGCCTCCTGCACTCTCACCTAATTTGGTCAAATCAATAGAGGATGCATCAATCAGAGTATCGGAACTCGCTTTTTGCTCATCTGTTGTAGCAGGTATCGATCCATCTAGTTGGCCTTGTATACTCTCTGCACGTAATGTGCCCAACTTGATCAGTTCAGCGACAGCCTCTTCATATGCATCGTATGATACAAATGCCGTTGGATCTTGTTTAACATAATCTGCAATCATCGTATTGAGATTTTCTACCGTTTCCTCGAATTTACCATTTGCAAAATAACCATCTACAATTTCCTGTAAATATTCATGATACTTTTCCTTATATTCCGGTACTTCAAGCAATTGATTAAGAATCGGACGTTCCTCCATTGTTACACCAGAAATTGGTGTGTCAATTGCTAGATTAACCACATCAGAAGCCGTACCCGCCTGGAATCCTCCAAAAGCCATATTGTAATCCCATGGCAGCATGCTAATCTGTCCATCATTCTCGTACAAATAATAGTTATGACCCATGTTAGAAGTATAGCTATCCATATTGACGACTACGGTATGAGCCGCAAAATATCGAAGAACAGCATCGACATCAACATATTTCTCCAAATCCGTACCCGCATTCAGATTTTTAAGTGCTTCGATGACCCGTTTTTGATCTTCCTCGGTCGTTTTTGTCTTGGCGTTATCGAAGATGGCAGAGTAACTAGATACTTCGTCATCGGTATACACTAATGAAACACCATTGGTTCCTCCGTTCATTCCTACGCCGCCACCTCCACCAGGCCCCATGCCACGACCTTCACGAGCATCAGCGGATTGCGGATCTGAGTCTGTACCTGATGTCATATCACTTGGTGGTTCCATACCTTCTGGAGGTTGTCTATCTCCCATCATTCCGCTATCGCCCTGTTCAGGTGCATTCCCCTCAAAGTTACCTGGGTTCATCATTCCACCTGCTCCACCACCCATATTATCGTCATTGTTAGGTTTGTAGAGTTCTCCCTCATCATTTTTTGCACGAGCGAGATATCCACTGTCGATGTCTTCAACAGCTAGGTATAACCCCCACGTTTCCCCGTTAACATGGATGTCAGCAAAAGCAAATAGTGGAGCATCAACGCCGATATAATCCATAATGTCATAGCTTAGATACTCTTTCATATAGCTACTATCTGAAATCATGTTGTTAACCACTATTTTGTCGAGTCCCATCCAAGTCTGATCTTTGACATACTCGTCAAATTTAATTTTGAAGCTATAACGGTCTGTCGTATCATCTTCAGCAACTTGCCTTAAGCTCGAATTCCCTTTCGCTCGAATGCCTACGTTTTCAATAGTTGTTCCGTTGATCGTGACATTGGCTTTGATATAATTCTCTTCCGTTGCTGTATCAAGCATTTCTTGCCAAGCATCTTCGTCTACATCAATGGAGAAGGACATGACCTCCGTTTTATTGATCTCCTGTGCATAGCCTACAGTTTGAGTATTTACATCAGTGACTTTACTCTCCGTATTCGTATCTGTAGTATTGCTCACAACTTCACTGCTGCAAGCAGATAAGATCATTCCAGAGATTAACGTTACTGCTACTATACTTCTCCACTTATGATTCATCATTCATCTTCCACCTTCCAAGCGTAATAAGTTTTCTTCTACTTGGAAGTAAGTTTAATGGCGTAAGCTGAAATGAATCTGAAATGATTATAGGATTAATTTGTTTAAATGGTCATTGCTTTGTTCTACCAATAGTTATCTGTTGTTCAACGAAATTTTCAACATGACCGCTTTTCTCATAGAAATGGATTGCATGTTGCTGGACTCCGGCTCGTGTATAGAAGGGATCCCCTGCTACAAGCGGCAGGCTAACATTCTCACCTGTACTTGCCGATTTATAAATCGCTGTGATCATTTCTAGGGTACTGCGACCACTTACTCCATCGACTAGCGGCGGCTCCCCTGATTCAATGGCAGTTAAGACATTGTCAATCTGAGCGGTATGTCCTTCGTAGGATAGATTCGGCAGGCGATCATAAACCTCTTGAAGCTGCTCCTCCAGCTCCACATTTTTCTCAGGAAATCCGTTCGCTCTAGAAGAAGAAGCTGTGATTTTCCAAGGAGCTGAGATTCGTGCATGTTGGCCTTGAAAAATGAACTGTTGCTCTTCACCATGATGCACGACCGAACTCGTGATCTGTCCCAGTGCTCCATTCGGATAACGAAGCATCGCAATGGATATATCTTCGACTTCAGCATTATCATGGGCGACATTGCTCATGAACGCCTGCACCTG
This genomic interval carries:
- a CDS encoding ROK family protein, with amino-acid sequence MSNYVIGIDLGGTNIKSAIFNMDFHIVHERSDPTEASKGPAHVLSRIQGIVQEMLLLEGIDQSSIKCMGMGIPGLLDPEEGLSIFSPNFPGWENIHVVNVMKEHFEFPVFIDNDVRVNMYGEWLFGAGVGYRNLVLITLGTGLGSGIVNDGKVIYGTTSSAGEIGHMNMFREGRPCRCGSSGCLGRYVSAVGMVRTFTEKLEEGRSSIILQWAGDDGTAITAHMISEAYDLGDALAIEVMHETGTILGFGLANVINLLNPEVVIVGGGMSAAGERLLETVRDTVRKHALALASSACEILQAKLGRQAGMIGAAAYANNKMSL
- a CDS encoding helix-turn-helix transcriptional regulator, whose translation is MLKLISCGFHTIHHEGIIRNRPNGSGHYTYVFFNSRAEVTLREQTMIVEKNTFILFGPETPHAYREMENPFINDWFHCYGANMTDFLMELNFPLDTPIEASDPLLISRCVMELQTINRLDGSLRERIIDCDLRSFFMKLSDLRERTAPHQLNRYYIRFNELRNELYRSPHQNISVAELASRLNVSKSYFQHIYKQLFGCSVMTDMINGRLEHAKYLLDHSEMSVTEISSSCGYDNDTHFMRQFKKFVGTSPRQYRFRREASYGSPLNQKG
- a CDS encoding aldo/keto reductase family protein — encoded protein: MKYRRLGRSGLKVSEIGLGSWLTYGSATSEEAARACMHKAYKLGINFFDTSNSYPGAEEVMGSTLKQYSRNSYVLATKLFFPQGSGPNDRGLSRKHIVEQCEASLKRLGTDYIDLYQCHRFDSETPVDETLRALDDLQAQGKILYAGVSEWTSAQIAEASGISKRLNLRPLISNQPIYNMFERYIEREGVIEQCEQEGLGLIVFSPLAQGVLTGKYKPGQQIPEGTRAANNQTNGVINSYLREDVLQCTLQLSELANEIGATLSQFALAWILRQPVVSSAIIGSSRPAQIEENLKAVKLELTPDIISETEEILSSISHFAPLR
- a CDS encoding MerR family transcriptional regulator, with translation MEFTIKQVAERTQLPASTLRFYDRAGLMPLLKKTEYGTRKYSEMDICWLELVRCLRDSGMPLEDIKAFMLLCLEGSGTSEQRKEMLETHRHNILKQMDMLNCSLGTIDYKLEHYNEIGIFHIDTK
- a CDS encoding CotH kinase family protein, producing MMNHKWRSIVAVTLISGMILSACSSEVVSNTTDTNTESKVTDVNTQTVGYAQEINKTEVMSFSIDVDEDAWQEMLDTATEENYIKANVTINGTTIENVGIRAKGNSSLRQVAEDDTTDRYSFKIKFDEYVKDQTWMGLDKIVVNNMISDSSYMKEYLSYDIMDYIGVDAPLFAFADIHVNGETWGLYLAVEDIDSGYLARAKNDEGELYKPNNDDNMGGGAGGMMNPGNFEGNAPEQGDSGMMGDRQPPEGMEPPSDMTSGTDSDPQSADAREGRGMGPGGGGGVGMNGGTNGVSLVYTDDEVSSYSAIFDNAKTKTTEEDQKRVIEALKNLNAGTDLEKYVDVDAVLRYFAAHTVVVNMDSYTSNMGHNYYLYENDGQISMLPWDYNMAFGGFQAGTASDVVNLAIDTPISGVTMEERPILNQLLEVPEYKEKYHEYLQEIVDGYFANGKFEETVENLNTMIADYVKQDPTAFVSYDAYEEAVAELIKLGTLRAESIQGQLDGSIPATTDEQKASSDTLIDASSIDLTKLGESAGGRGMNGRDRRTEENSPSSSETSSQ